A genomic region of Rhodohalobacter sp. SW132 contains the following coding sequences:
- a CDS encoding type ISP restriction/modification enzyme: protein MTISEYIKNINKRYKTGISREHTYRGDLQNLLEGMLKNVLVTNEPARIACGAPDFILTHKDIPVGYMEAKDIGEPLTGTKHKEQFNRYKESLPNLIFTDYLDFHFYRDGEYVTSVRIAELAGGSIRAVSEAEDKFRQMINDFATHSLQTIKSASKLSKMMAGKARLLSSIIEKALNANEGASDRVNEPANTTLREQLAAFQNVLIHDINAKEFADIYAQTIAYGMFAARLHDTSLDTFSRQEAARLIPKTNPFLRKLFQYIAGYDLDTRIDWVVDALAEIFQATDVNALLTNFGKSTQQTDPIIHFYETFLAEFDPKLRKSRGVWYTPEPVVNFIVRAVDDILKDEFGLKDGLADTSKTKVKVKVPTHDGRFKNKEVEEERQVHKVQILDPAAGTGTFLSEVIKQIHGKFEGQQGIWPDYVENHLIPRLNGFEILMASYAMAHLKLDLLLKETGYDRESDQRFRVYLTNSLEEHHPDTGTLFAGWLSSEANEANHIKRDTPVMVVMGNPPYSVSSSNKGDWITNLIKDYKKDLKEKSINSLSDDYIKFIRFGQHFIEKNGDGILAFISNNSFIDGLVHRKMREQLSNTFDKIFILDLHGDSKKKETTKFGKKDDNVFDIQQGVSINIFIKDGKKDSTSKLYHQDLLGSRSSKYKFLSESKITDITWKEIAITKPYNFFVPKDFELGSSYNTWMSLKDVFKQNSLGIEFGSKEHLVSISNVELKKFIQNSLLNDEISDNEIEATYKIKTTSGWRFGELRKESLQEGFKSNRIKPCLSSPFNIKFTYHSKILRRPQIEVLSNLHQDNIALLTLRQTRASESGCIFVTNFIYSKDAVSIVDRVTGFPLYIYQNYNQQTLDGTPERNPNLNPKTVKKLADGLGLTFTTEKEDTEDTFAPIDLLDYIYAILHSPTYRKTYKEFLKIDFPRVPYPNDPKTFWKLVELGSKLRQVHLMEHPVVNDFITTYPKTGCNKITNRLTKNDPGFIPYDKDHDNHSTPDDHRYPGEKLGKVQINDEQYFGTVPIKAWNFYIGGYQPAEKWLKDRRGRTLSMEEIQHYQKIIVVLLETDRLMSEIDGVFEITDNN from the coding sequence ATGACCATTTCGGAGTACATCAAGAACATCAATAAGCGCTATAAAACAGGAATTTCAAGGGAGCATACCTACCGCGGGGATTTGCAGAATTTGCTTGAAGGAATGCTGAAAAATGTGCTGGTGACCAACGAACCGGCAAGGATTGCCTGCGGTGCTCCGGATTTTATTCTGACACACAAAGATATTCCAGTTGGCTATATGGAGGCAAAGGATATTGGTGAACCGCTGACAGGCACCAAACACAAAGAGCAGTTTAACCGGTATAAGGAGTCCCTGCCCAACCTGATCTTTACCGACTACCTCGACTTCCATTTCTACAGGGATGGGGAGTATGTGACATCTGTCCGAATTGCTGAATTGGCTGGGGGTTCCATTCGTGCGGTGTCGGAAGCTGAAGATAAATTCCGGCAGATGATCAACGATTTTGCCACACACTCCTTGCAGACCATCAAGTCAGCTTCGAAACTGTCAAAAATGATGGCCGGAAAGGCGCGGCTGCTTTCTTCTATTATTGAAAAAGCACTGAATGCCAATGAAGGTGCATCCGACAGGGTGAATGAACCCGCCAACACCACGCTACGCGAGCAGCTTGCCGCTTTTCAGAACGTGCTAATTCACGACATTAACGCCAAAGAGTTTGCCGATATCTATGCGCAGACGATTGCCTACGGAATGTTTGCCGCCAGGCTGCATGATACATCACTCGACACCTTTTCCCGGCAGGAGGCCGCCCGTCTGATTCCCAAAACCAACCCGTTTCTGCGAAAGCTTTTCCAATACATTGCGGGTTACGACCTTGATACACGAATCGACTGGGTGGTGGATGCCCTGGCTGAGATCTTCCAAGCCACAGATGTAAATGCTCTGCTCACCAATTTCGGGAAGTCCACCCAGCAGACCGATCCGATCATTCACTTCTATGAAACCTTCCTGGCGGAGTTCGATCCCAAACTTCGCAAAAGCCGCGGTGTTTGGTACACGCCGGAACCGGTGGTGAACTTCATTGTGCGTGCTGTGGATGATATTCTGAAAGATGAATTTGGGCTGAAAGACGGCCTGGCCGACACATCCAAAACCAAAGTGAAGGTGAAGGTGCCTACTCATGATGGAAGATTTAAGAACAAAGAGGTGGAAGAAGAAAGGCAAGTCCACAAAGTACAGATTTTAGACCCAGCTGCCGGAACCGGTACGTTTTTGTCAGAAGTGATAAAGCAAATCCACGGAAAATTTGAGGGGCAGCAGGGCATCTGGCCCGACTACGTGGAGAACCATCTGATTCCCCGTCTGAACGGGTTTGAGATCCTGATGGCCAGCTACGCGATGGCTCACCTGAAGCTGGACCTGCTGCTGAAAGAGACCGGCTACGACCGTGAAAGCGACCAGCGGTTCCGGGTTTACCTAACCAACTCCCTAGAAGAGCACCACCCCGATACCGGTACTCTATTTGCCGGTTGGCTGAGCAGTGAAGCGAATGAAGCCAACCATATCAAACGAGATACGCCGGTGATGGTTGTGATGGGAAATCCACCTTATTCTGTTAGCAGTAGCAATAAAGGTGATTGGATCACCAACTTGATCAAAGATTATAAGAAGGATTTAAAGGAAAAAAGTATTAACTCACTATCTGACGATTACATAAAATTTATTCGATTTGGTCAACACTTTATTGAGAAAAACGGAGATGGGATATTAGCATTTATATCAAATAATAGTTTTATAGATGGGTTAGTGCATCGAAAAATGAGAGAACAACTCAGTAATACATTTGACAAGATTTTTATTTTGGATCTTCATGGAGATTCAAAAAAGAAAGAAACCACTAAATTTGGGAAAAAAGATGATAATGTTTTTGATATTCAACAGGGAGTAAGCATAAATATTTTCATAAAGGATGGAAAAAAAGATTCAACCAGTAAACTTTACCATCAAGATCTTTTAGGAAGTCGTTCATCAAAATATAAATTTCTCTCAGAGTCGAAAATTACCGATATAACTTGGAAAGAAATAGCTATAACTAAACCTTATAATTTTTTTGTGCCTAAAGATTTTGAGTTGGGAAGTAGTTATAACACATGGATGAGCTTGAAGGATGTTTTCAAACAAAACTCGCTTGGGATTGAATTCGGTTCAAAAGAACATTTAGTATCTATAAGTAATGTAGAGTTAAAGAAATTCATCCAAAATTCATTGCTAAATGATGAAATCAGTGATAATGAAATTGAAGCCACTTATAAGATAAAAACCACAAGTGGTTGGCGTTTTGGAGAGTTGCGTAAAGAATCCCTACAGGAAGGTTTTAAATCAAATCGAATTAAACCATGTCTTAGCTCTCCCTTCAATATCAAATTTACATATCATTCAAAAATCTTAAGAAGACCACAGATTGAGGTTCTTAGTAATCTTCATCAAGATAACATTGCATTGTTGACCCTTAGACAAACAAGAGCATCAGAATCGGGATGTATATTTGTTACCAATTTTATCTACAGCAAAGATGCAGTGTCTATAGTAGATAGAGTTACTGGATTTCCTTTATATATTTATCAAAATTATAACCAACAAACCCTCGATGGTACTCCCGAGCGAAACCCCAATCTTAATCCAAAAACCGTCAAAAAGCTTGCGGACGGTCTTGGTTTAACCTTCACAACTGAAAAAGAAGATACAGAAGACACCTTCGCTCCGATCGACCTGTTGGATTACATCTACGCTATTCTCCATTCACCAACCTATCGGAAGACTTACAAAGAGTTTCTGAAAATCGACTTTCCGCGCGTACCCTATCCCAATGATCCCAAAACCTTCTGGAAATTGGTGGAACTGGGCAGTAAGCTGCGGCAGGTACATTTGATGGAGCACCCAGTGGTGAACGACTTCATCACCACTTATCCCAAGACGGGCTGCAACAAAATTACCAACCGCCTCACCAAAAATGATCCAGGTTTCATCCCCTACGACAAAGACCACGATAATCACTCCACCCCGGACGATCACCGCTATCCCGGAGAGAAACTGGGCAAAGTTCAGATCAATGATGAGCAGTATTTCGGCACCGTCCCCATCAAAGCCTGGAACTTCTACATCGGTGGCTACCAGCCCGCCGAAAAATGGCTCAAAGACCGCCGCGGACGTACGCTAAGTATGGAAGAGATACAGCATTACCAGAAGATTATCGTGGTGTTGCTGGAGACGGATAGGTTGATGAGCGAGATTGATGGGGTTTTTGAGATAACAGATAACAATTAA
- a CDS encoding addiction module protein, whose protein sequence is MNTKQILSIISNLPFNQQVENVDQILQTLHQPDPDVEQVWMDEVERRAMEVDSGGSQNDSW, encoded by the coding sequence ATGAACACAAAACAGATTTTATCCATCATCTCCAACTTACCGTTTAATCAGCAGGTAGAGAACGTTGATCAGATATTGCAAACCCTCCACCAGCCAGATCCAGACGTAGAACAAGTCTGGATGGATGAAGTTGAACGTCGTGCAATGGAGGTGGACTCAGGGGGAAGTCAAAATGATTCCTGGTGA
- a CDS encoding DNA repair exonuclease encodes MGHNKNLKIFHTADFHLGLHFRTHPEAQETLVQARYETLKRLIDVANEKDAEILAIAGDLFDKTSMKVSEIQQAVQAINRFEGNVVLVLPGNHDYITADSQLWDRFKKEARDHVLVLDEKETVDLSEYELNAVVYPAPCHAKHSAENTTGWVIDVDKVSGNMHIGIAHGSIKGESPDFDERYFPMTKRGLEESGLDIWLLGHTHITFPDKPGKRDIVFNPGTPEPDGFDCSHEGRAFLHTIDEKKSIQTEILSTGSYRFLRVERTLNRQNDLEKLLEEFQKKEYQKSVVKLSVSGRLDPDLYDQWLDKRHQIRDAVMELKLDDSGLKRKVTEEQIRKEFAEGSFPEQLLSSIPEENEDELQMAYELIREVKG; translated from the coding sequence ATGGGACATAATAAAAACCTGAAAATATTTCACACTGCTGATTTTCATCTTGGCCTTCATTTTCGAACTCACCCCGAAGCCCAGGAAACACTGGTACAAGCCCGATATGAAACCCTCAAAAGGCTGATTGATGTGGCGAATGAAAAGGATGCAGAGATTCTTGCCATCGCCGGTGACCTGTTTGATAAAACGAGCATGAAAGTGTCCGAGATTCAGCAGGCGGTACAGGCGATCAACCGGTTTGAAGGGAATGTGGTATTAGTACTGCCCGGCAATCACGACTACATCACTGCCGATAGTCAGCTTTGGGACCGGTTCAAAAAAGAGGCCAGAGACCATGTGTTGGTTCTGGACGAAAAAGAGACTGTGGATTTGAGTGAATATGAATTAAATGCTGTTGTATATCCGGCTCCCTGCCATGCCAAACACTCTGCTGAGAACACCACCGGATGGGTGATCGACGTAGATAAAGTTTCCGGTAATATGCATATCGGTATTGCTCATGGAAGTATTAAAGGTGAATCACCGGATTTTGATGAACGATATTTCCCTATGACGAAACGTGGGCTTGAGGAGTCAGGTTTGGATATCTGGTTATTAGGACATACACATATCACGTTTCCTGATAAGCCAGGTAAAAGAGATATAGTTTTCAATCCGGGCACACCGGAACCGGATGGATTTGACTGCAGTCATGAAGGGCGAGCATTTTTGCACACCATCGATGAAAAGAAATCCATACAAACCGAAATCTTAAGTACCGGAAGCTACCGTTTTTTGCGAGTTGAACGGACGTTAAACCGGCAAAATGACCTTGAGAAGCTGCTGGAGGAATTTCAAAAAAAGGAGTACCAAAAGAGCGTGGTGAAGCTATCGGTATCCGGTCGGCTGGACCCGGATTTGTACGATCAATGGCTGGATAAACGGCATCAAATCCGGGATGCTGTCATGGAGCTGAAGCTGGATGATTCGGGCCTGAAGAGAAAAGTCACTGAAGAGCAGATCCGAAAAGAGTTTGCCGAAGGCTCCTTTCCAGAACAGCTACTCTCGTCTATACCGGAAGAGAATGAAGACGAACTGCAGATGGCCTATGAACTGATCCGGGAGGTGAAGGGATGA
- the drt2 gene encoding antiviral reverse transcriptase Drt2, producing the protein MNRTDWYRFIDKETNSGGIPEGKRRYLHFDRKINFNSFANSLKKFLSDPDKVSSKSFYPFIKQVIQTPRYKVINRQNNEREMDAKEREIYYASHFDSLVYSYYSILLDRKYEELISEQNISDSVTAYRKLGKNNVDFAKEAFDYIKNKGECVAIAFDITGFFDNLDHKILKKAWCKVLEKGSLPEDHYNIFKTLTKFSFVLKNDLDTEFSKRISSNHSYRICNPKEFRENVRAKGLVHTNLNKFGIPQGSPMSAVLSNIYMLEFDQEMCNLIDRKNGLYRRYSDDILIVVDVGDLASARNYFYELVNKFNLESKEEKECIRIFKVSNGVLKSFDQEENEKCLQYLGFTFDGSRTLVRSSSISRYYRKMRNNVRLTVKKTFGKKSRSSKVSKRKLYKRFTHKGIRGEGISNFIGYVYKANEKMGGKDIRSQVSGHVDKLNEAIEKKYDKIKNKKSSN; encoded by the coding sequence ATGAATAGAACCGATTGGTATAGATTTATAGATAAAGAAACCAATAGTGGAGGAATTCCTGAAGGCAAGAGAAGATACCTTCACTTTGATCGGAAAATTAATTTCAATTCTTTCGCCAATTCTCTAAAGAAATTTTTATCTGATCCGGATAAAGTTTCAAGCAAATCGTTTTATCCTTTCATTAAACAAGTAATTCAAACTCCCCGATATAAAGTAATTAATAGACAAAACAATGAAAGAGAAATGGATGCAAAAGAGCGAGAAATCTATTATGCTTCTCATTTTGACTCCCTTGTTTATTCATATTATTCAATCCTGTTAGATCGCAAGTATGAAGAATTAATTAGTGAGCAGAATATTTCTGATTCTGTTACTGCTTATCGTAAGCTTGGTAAGAATAACGTTGATTTTGCCAAGGAAGCTTTTGATTACATAAAAAATAAAGGTGAGTGTGTTGCAATCGCGTTTGATATAACCGGATTCTTTGACAATTTGGATCATAAAATTTTAAAAAAAGCGTGGTGTAAAGTATTAGAAAAAGGCAGCTTGCCGGAAGACCACTACAATATTTTTAAAACGCTCACAAAGTTTTCTTTTGTTTTGAAGAATGATTTAGATACTGAGTTTTCTAAGCGCATCTCTAGTAATCATTCATATAGAATTTGTAATCCAAAGGAATTTCGAGAAAATGTTCGGGCCAAAGGTTTAGTCCATACGAATCTAAATAAGTTTGGAATTCCTCAAGGATCTCCAATGAGTGCTGTATTATCAAATATTTATATGCTTGAATTTGATCAAGAGATGTGCAATTTGATTGATAGAAAAAATGGATTGTATCGACGTTACTCTGACGACATTTTAATAGTAGTTGATGTTGGAGATTTAGCAAGTGCCAGAAATTATTTTTACGAATTAGTAAACAAGTTTAATCTTGAAAGCAAAGAAGAGAAAGAATGTATTAGGATCTTTAAAGTAAGTAACGGGGTATTGAAAAGTTTTGATCAGGAAGAGAATGAAAAATGCCTTCAGTACCTCGGTTTTACTTTTGATGGATCAAGAACTTTAGTTCGTTCATCAAGCATTTCGAGATATTATCGTAAAATGCGAAATAACGTTCGTTTGACAGTTAAGAAGACATTTGGTAAAAAATCCAGAAGTTCAAAGGTTAGCAAACGGAAATTATATAAAAGATTTACTCACAAAGGTATTCGTGGGGAAGGCATTTCGAACTTTATAGGTTATGTTTATAAGGCGAATGAAAAAATGGGTGGAAAGGATATTAGATCGCAGGTTTCAGGGCATGTTGATAAATTAAATGAAGCTATTGAAAAGAAATATGATAAGATTAAGAATAAAAAGTCTTCTAATTAA
- a CDS encoding DUF4168 domain-containing protein has protein sequence MKIFKITSLLLVAVTFAFSSAFAQGMGQQQQPQMPDVPTSEDVSDEELNQFVTTISEIEPIQIELQTDVQKLVEEKNISMERFQQLMMAMQNPQMADQVEISDEEREQIQNIQPDLTDLQMKAEEKIVEKIEENGLNVQRYQAIMMGAQQDQELMTRLQTALEATQG, from the coding sequence ATGAAAATTTTTAAAATAACGAGTCTATTGCTCGTAGCAGTTACATTTGCTTTCTCATCCGCGTTTGCACAAGGAATGGGTCAACAACAGCAACCTCAAATGCCGGATGTCCCCACATCTGAAGACGTAAGTGATGAAGAGCTGAATCAATTTGTAACCACAATCTCTGAGATTGAGCCTATTCAAATTGAACTTCAAACAGATGTACAGAAGCTTGTTGAAGAAAAGAATATTTCCATGGAAAGATTCCAACAACTGATGATGGCAATGCAGAATCCACAAATGGCTGATCAGGTAGAAATATCTGATGAAGAGCGCGAGCAGATTCAAAACATTCAACCCGATCTCACTGACCTTCAAATGAAAGCAGAAGAAAAGATAGTTGAAAAAATTGAAGAGAATGGTCTGAATGTTCAGCGGTACCAGGCAATTATGATGGGTGCACAGCAGGATCAGGAACTGATGACGAGACTTCAGACAGCTCTTGAAGCTACACAGGGCTGA
- a CDS encoding ATP-binding protein has product MQRNRSSFSKINDVKRHFIYRKLNQKIEKMHKLSKVTIRNYKSCKETTVKFPNYAVMIGYNNAGKSNILEAINWFLNPSGLDVDCFNDSEKPIEIEGMIEGISGEILGRLDKKHKERIEKYVNGGKILFKRTQSEPGGKKGLRDLFLRNFDEEDESEDAWDDNPTGIDNAISYLFPEPIQIPAMDDATEDISKSKSTTTIGKLIAEILKPIEEKREDEINKVLGGLRDRFEADGEKRADELEEFDQEANKMIGDFFPGVEINVHIPTPEIKELFKSGTVKIKEDGANVLRDFDSLGHGAQRSIQMALIRLLAETTKDSEGIGRTLLLIEEPELFLHPQAIWRLRKAFKELSSEGYQVIIATHSPMMLSKNDIPQAILIRKNNNGTYRLKSIKESVEEKIEDHGSQADLLFDLGNSSHILFSEKILLMEGKTEKHTIPLVHESVTESTQNASQIAFIPLRGSSDIRKSKEILEEMKFNVKSVVDLDFCFQRAVNDGYLDEGDEDIEACKELFQEFKDELEIKLCDAGLPKKNSDNNTSAEEAYQKLAEQEKLKPHIEKLHDKLIKKNIWVWKSGAVEIPLGIESKNGNALNKFISKINQSERCLDYVSEPDTIQAFVEWLDS; this is encoded by the coding sequence TTGCAGAGGAATAGAAGTAGTTTTTCTAAGATCAATGACGTTAAAAGACATTTTATTTATAGAAAACTAAATCAAAAAATAGAAAAAATGCACAAGCTGAGTAAAGTAACTATCAGAAATTATAAGTCGTGCAAGGAGACGACTGTTAAATTTCCTAATTATGCTGTTATGATTGGGTATAATAATGCTGGTAAATCAAATATACTTGAGGCAATTAATTGGTTTTTAAATCCTTCCGGTCTTGATGTTGATTGCTTTAATGACAGTGAAAAACCAATTGAAATTGAGGGAATGATTGAAGGCATTAGTGGAGAGATTCTTGGTCGATTGGATAAAAAGCATAAAGAACGCATTGAGAAATATGTAAATGGTGGTAAAATTTTGTTTAAGAGAACTCAAAGTGAACCTGGCGGGAAAAAAGGTCTAAGAGACTTGTTCTTACGTAATTTTGATGAAGAAGATGAATCAGAAGATGCTTGGGATGATAATCCAACTGGTATAGATAATGCAATCAGCTATTTATTTCCAGAACCTATACAGATTCCGGCCATGGATGATGCGACAGAAGATATTTCAAAAAGTAAAAGCACAACAACGATTGGTAAATTAATTGCTGAAATTTTAAAACCAATTGAAGAAAAAAGAGAAGATGAAATAAATAAAGTTCTTGGTGGACTAAGAGATAGGTTTGAAGCGGATGGTGAAAAAAGAGCTGACGAGCTAGAAGAATTTGACCAAGAAGCTAACAAAATGATTGGAGATTTTTTCCCAGGTGTCGAAATTAATGTTCATATTCCAACACCTGAAATCAAAGAACTGTTTAAGTCAGGTACAGTTAAAATCAAAGAGGATGGAGCAAATGTATTAAGAGATTTTGATTCTTTAGGGCATGGTGCTCAAAGGTCAATTCAAATGGCTTTGATTCGATTATTGGCTGAGACTACTAAAGATTCGGAAGGTATAGGGAGAACATTACTTTTAATTGAGGAACCAGAATTATTCCTTCATCCACAGGCAATTTGGCGATTAAGAAAAGCTTTTAAGGAATTAAGTAGCGAAGGTTATCAAGTAATTATTGCTACACACTCACCAATGATGTTGAGCAAAAATGATATTCCGCAAGCTATATTAATTAGGAAAAATAACAATGGCACTTACCGACTTAAGAGCATTAAGGAATCAGTTGAAGAGAAAATTGAAGATCATGGTTCACAAGCAGATCTACTATTTGATCTTGGTAATTCAAGCCATATTCTTTTTTCTGAAAAAATTCTACTTATGGAGGGGAAGACAGAAAAACATACAATTCCATTGGTTCATGAATCAGTTACAGAATCCACTCAAAATGCTTCACAAATAGCATTTATACCACTGCGAGGAAGTAGTGATATAAGAAAATCAAAAGAGATTTTGGAGGAGATGAAGTTTAATGTAAAATCAGTTGTCGATTTAGATTTTTGCTTTCAACGTGCTGTAAATGATGGATACCTGGATGAAGGTGATGAGGATATTGAAGCGTGTAAAGAGCTATTTCAAGAGTTTAAAGATGAATTGGAAATTAAGTTATGTGATGCAGGGCTCCCTAAAAAAAATTCAGATAATAACACCTCTGCCGAGGAAGCTTATCAAAAGTTAGCAGAACAGGAAAAATTAAAACCTCATATTGAAAAACTTCATGATAAATTAATTAAGAAGAATATATGGGTATGGAAATCAGGTGCTGTAGAAATACCATTGGGAATTGAATCAAAAAATGGGAATGCGCTTAATAAATTTATTTCCAAAATTAATCAATCAGAAAGATGTCTAGACTATGTCTCTGAGCCAGATACTATACAAGCTTTTGTAGAATGGTTAGATAGCTAA
- a CDS encoding addiction module protein — MTTKDIIAEINDLPVEQRVDILNQILQDMNTSDPEIEKTWAEEARRRLDEFEEGKVKAIPGDQFDREVQELEKRYSE, encoded by the coding sequence ATGACAACAAAAGATATCATTGCGGAAATCAACGATCTGCCGGTCGAACAACGGGTAGATATACTTAATCAAATCCTCCAAGATATGAACACCTCCGATCCTGAAATTGAAAAAACCTGGGCTGAAGAAGCCCGGCGACGTCTTGATGAATTTGAGGAAGGCAAGGTAAAAGCAATTCCTGGCGATCAATTTGATAGAGAAGTTCAAGAGTTGGAAAAACGTTATTCTGAATGA
- a CDS encoding calcium/sodium antiporter gives MTIILIIIGLALLIAGAELLVKGASGIALNFRISPLVVGLTVVAFGTSTPELVVGIESSLAGKEGITFGTVVGSNIFNILFILGISALILPLSVSKKLLRLDVPFMIILSVVLLLLSLNGVLSRVEGIVLSVGLIIYTTILIWESRRKIEPEPVEADEIPAKKKGWLLNSSMAAGGLGLLLAGSNWFLDGAVEIARLAGLSEVIIGLTIVAAGTSMPEVVTSIMAALRGEREIAVGNVVGSNIFNILGVLGISAMFAYGGLDISQSMIRFDIPVMIAVALACLPIFFTGGIISRGEGILFLGYYTAYSLYLILAATHHDALPGFSSVMIWFVIPITVLTLAVTAWQHFKSGK, from the coding sequence ATGACCATCATCCTTATTATAATAGGCCTTGCACTACTAATTGCCGGTGCTGAACTGCTGGTGAAAGGGGCATCAGGTATTGCCCTCAATTTCCGGATTTCACCATTGGTTGTCGGGCTGACGGTTGTCGCATTTGGAACCAGTACTCCCGAACTCGTTGTGGGGATAGAGTCATCTTTGGCAGGCAAAGAGGGCATTACATTTGGCACGGTAGTCGGCAGCAACATTTTCAATATCCTGTTTATCCTTGGTATTTCGGCTTTGATACTTCCGCTATCTGTCTCCAAAAAACTTCTCCGACTGGATGTACCCTTTATGATCATTCTTTCGGTTGTTTTATTGCTTTTATCATTGAATGGAGTACTGAGCCGGGTGGAAGGAATTGTGTTGTCAGTCGGACTCATTATCTACACAACAATTTTGATTTGGGAGAGCCGAAGAAAGATTGAACCTGAACCTGTTGAGGCAGATGAGATTCCTGCCAAAAAGAAGGGGTGGCTTCTGAATAGTAGCATGGCTGCCGGGGGACTTGGATTACTGTTGGCGGGTTCCAACTGGTTTCTGGATGGTGCTGTAGAAATTGCACGTTTGGCTGGACTAAGTGAAGTCATTATCGGTTTAACGATTGTTGCGGCAGGTACATCCATGCCGGAAGTGGTAACATCCATTATGGCCGCTCTTCGAGGTGAGCGCGAGATCGCTGTAGGTAATGTTGTGGGTAGTAATATTTTTAATATTCTGGGTGTGCTGGGCATTTCGGCTATGTTTGCCTACGGTGGCCTTGACATTTCACAATCTATGATTAGGTTTGATATTCCGGTAATGATTGCCGTGGCACTGGCTTGCCTGCCCATATTTTTTACCGGCGGAATCATCAGCCGCGGTGAAGGCATCCTCTTTTTGGGATACTATACCGCATATTCACTATATCTGATATTGGCCGCGACTCACCACGATGCGCTACCGGGTTTCAGTTCGGTAATGATCTGGTTTGTGATACCGATAACCGTCCTTACGTTAGCTGTAACGGCCTGGCAGCATTTCAAATCAGGAAAGTGA